The genomic DNA ACGGGCATCGTCGAGCAGTATTTCCGTGTCACCAACGGTGATCCATGCAGGCGGCGCATCCGGGAAAGTACCCTTGCATGGGCTCACTCGCGGATCGTCAGCCGGTGCCCCGCCCAGAAACATCTGCGCAAGTTCGGGCGCGCGCGCTCCGGGCAGGATCGCATCGCGCGGAGCGTTTCGCAAAACGCTGTCGCTCTCATAGGCCAGATCCGCCAGTGGCGAAAAACCGAATACTGCGCCGGGCAAGGGCGCGCCATCGGCACATAGTGACGCGAGCAATCCGAAGGCAAGTGCTCCGCCTGCGCTGTCGCCCCCAAGGACCACCGTGCCGGGGTCAACACCTTGCGCCATCAGGCCATCCCACGCATGCCGCACATCCTCCGGTGCGGCAGGATAGGTTTGTTCAGGCGCCAAGCGGTATCGCGGCAAGACAGCGGGTGCCTGCAGGCGTCGCGCAAGTTGCGCTGCCAGCGCCGCGTGCGTCTCGGGACTGCCGAACAGAAAACCGCCACCGTGAATGTAGAACAACAAGCGGTTTTTTTGAACGATCCGCGGCAGCACCCTGATCGCATCTATGTTACCCAAAAGTGTTGCGGCGTGACTTGTCCCGCGCGGACTGTGAAAGAAGTACCGCGCCTGACGCTCAAGGGACCGTCGCAACTGTACCGGATCATTTGCGCGCTCGAGTTTCGGGCGCTCGATATGACGCAGCCAGATATTCAGGACGCGGGCACGCAGGCTCATGCGCGGCGTGCCTCAATCGCCTCCCAGACCTTGGCTGCGATATTCACGCCGTCGAAACGTTCAAGTTCCTGTATGCCGGTCGGTGACGTCACATTGATTTCTGTAAGGTAGTCGCCGATCACGTCGATCCCGACGAAAATCTGGCCCTTTTCCTTCAAAAGCGGTCCGATACGGGCGCAAATCTCAAGGTCGCGATCCGTCAGGCCAACCTTTTCGGGCCGTCCGCCCACATGCATGTTGGACCTCGTTTCACCGGCGGCGGGGACGCGATTGATGGCGCCCACCGCTTCGCCCTCGACAAGGATCACACGCTTGTCGCCTTTGGACACATCGGGCAGGAATTGCTGAACGATCAATGGCTCGCGCGAAAATCCGGTGAACAGTTCGTGCAGAGAGCTGAGGTTGCTATCGTTCTGGGTCAGCTTGAAGACACCGGCGCCGCCATTGCCGTAGAGCGGTTTCAGGATCACATCGCCGTGCTTGTCCTTGAACGCCCTGATGGTTTCCAGATCACGCGCAATGGTCGTTGCGGGCATCAGATCGGGAAAATCGAGCACCAGCAATTTTTCGGGAAAATTGCGCACCCAGAATGGATCGTTGACGACCAAAGTTAAGTCGCTCACCCGATCCAGCAAGTGGGTACTGGTGATGTAATGCATGTCGAAAGGCGGGTCTTGTCGCAGCCAGATGACATCGAATTCTGACAGGTCGACTTCGCGCATTTGCCCGAGAACCGCCGGGTTCCCTTCAACACGCTGCACCTTCATGTCCTGACCGCGCGCCGTGACGCGGCCCTCCTGGTATGCAAGTTGATCGGGGGAATAATAGAATAGACTGTGCCCACGCGCCTGTGCTTCTTCTGCCAGACGGAAACTGCTGTCGGCATTGATGTCTACGTTCCCGATCGGGTCCATCTGAAAGGCGATTTTCATGGGCATCTTCCTTGCTGTTGCCCATTAAATGGCGCAGCAAACCCGCTCTTGCAATGGGTCAGCCGTGACCAAAGGCGTTTTCGATCACCCTGCATTGCCCATGCGCGTCCAGCAAAGCCACGTCAAAACGGCATTCCGTCAGGGCACCTGCGGGGGTTTTACCGAGGTATTCTTCGGCAGCGGCATAGATGCGTCCCATTTGCCGCGCTGTGATCCGCTGTGCTGCCCGCGAAAAGCTGCGGCTTTTCTTCACTTCCACGAAGATCAGCGAAGACCCGTCTGCAACGATCAGATCAATCTCGCCCGCGCAGCCCCGCCACCGTGTTTCGGC from Sulfitobacter sp. S190 includes the following:
- a CDS encoding alpha/beta hydrolase fold domain-containing protein; the encoded protein is MSLRARVLNIWLRHIERPKLERANDPVQLRRSLERQARYFFHSPRGTSHAATLLGNIDAIRVLPRIVQKNRLLFYIHGGGFLFGSPETHAALAAQLARRLQAPAVLPRYRLAPEQTYPAAPEDVRHAWDGLMAQGVDPGTVVLGGDSAGGALAFGLLASLCADGAPLPGAVFGFSPLADLAYESDSVLRNAPRDAILPGARAPELAQMFLGGAPADDPRVSPCKGTFPDAPPAWITVGDTEILLDDARRLAAALRRDGAEVEFREKHDLPHVWPILHNFLPEARETLDELAAWIRRQQGWANES
- the gshB gene encoding glutathione synthase, which gives rise to MKIAFQMDPIGNVDINADSSFRLAEEAQARGHSLFYYSPDQLAYQEGRVTARGQDMKVQRVEGNPAVLGQMREVDLSEFDVIWLRQDPPFDMHYITSTHLLDRVSDLTLVVNDPFWVRNFPEKLLVLDFPDLMPATTIARDLETIRAFKDKHGDVILKPLYGNGGAGVFKLTQNDSNLSSLHELFTGFSREPLIVQQFLPDVSKGDKRVILVEGEAVGAINRVPAAGETRSNMHVGGRPEKVGLTDRDLEICARIGPLLKEKGQIFVGIDVIGDYLTEINVTSPTGIQELERFDGVNIAAKVWEAIEARRA
- a CDS encoding YraN family protein; translation: MDLRDRSTGEMAYHAGLAAEDSVASDYCRRGYTIAETRWRGCAGEIDLIVADGSSLIFVEVKKSRSFSRAAQRITARQMGRIYAAAEEYLGKTPAGALTECRFDVALLDAHGQCRVIENAFGHG